A window of the Brassica napus cultivar Da-Ae chromosome C5, Da-Ae, whole genome shotgun sequence genome harbors these coding sequences:
- the LOC106437483 gene encoding protein IWS1 homolog 1, giving the protein MGFEDDPYRDVDGEPLVDLDDDFGGDDREPLEDFEDNLADDMGDWDGEGSQTPLYDNDKVKPRKRLVKKASSDKQTIDVPELIDEDVEDAVFDEYMEGRGGGTEYDDKVGRKRKNEKERSSSGGGKEKRYKLPSRGERKSEEIDEMWKSIAHNPENDEEGVRTMDDDNFIDDTGVDPSERYGGDGGDRSPTHYPQAEEGEDDDEVNNLFKMGKKKKKAERNPAEIALLVENVMAELEVTAEEDAELNRQGKPAINKLKKLSLLTNVLGKKQLQTEFLDHGVLTLLKNWLEPLPDGSLPSINIRAAILRILTDFPIDLEQYDRREQLKKSGLGKVIMFLSKSDEETTSNRRLAKDLVDKWSRPIFNKSTRFEDMRNLDEDRAPYRRPPVKKPVNKASTMESRDGDFDLDIRQRKSGLTSGQSSRGDSSRNMTMRPEATPMDFLIRPQSKIDPDEVRARAKQVSQDQRRVKMNKKLQQLKGPKKKRLQATTVSVEGRGMTKYL; this is encoded by the exons ATGGGTTTCGAGGATGATCC GTACCGTGATGTGGATGGGGAGCCGTTGGTGGACTTGGATGATGACTTCGGAGGAGACGATCGTGAGCCACTTGAGGACTTTGAAGACAACTTAGCCGATGATATGGGGGACTGGGATGGCGAAGGTTCACAAACGCCTCTTTACGACAACGATAAAGTCAAACCCAGGAAACGGTTGGTGAAGAAAGCGTCTAGTGATAAACAGACTATCGATGTTCCTGAGTTGATTGACGAGGATGTGGAGGATGCGGTGTTCGATGAGTACATGGAAGGAAGAGGAGGTGGTACAGAGTATGATGATAAGGTtgggaggaagaggaagaatgagaaagagaggagtAGTAGTGGCGGTGGGAAGGAGAAGAGGTATAAGCTCCCAAGCCGCGGTGAGAGGAAGTCTGAAGAGATTGATGAGATGTGGAAATCTATTGCACATAACCCTGAG aatgatgaagaaggtGTTAGGACTATGGATGACGACAATTTCATCGATGATACTGGTGTGGATCCTTCTGAGAGGTATGGAGGTGATGGGGGAGACCGGTCTCCAACTCATTATCCTCAG GCAGAGGAGggtgaggatgatgatgaggtTAATAACCTTTTCAAaatgggaaagaaaaagaagaaggctgAAAGAAATCCTGCGGAAATCGCTCTCTTGGTTGAGAATGTGATGGCTGAGCTTGAGGTCACtgctgaggaagatgcagaacTCAATAGACAGGGGAAGCCTGCTATCAACAAGCTTAAGAAACTTTCCCTTCTTACCAATGTTCTTGGGAA GAAGCAGCTTCAAACAGAATTCTTGGACCATGGAGTTCTAACTCTGCTGAAGAATTGGCTTGAGCCTCTTCCTGATGGAAGCTTGCCAAGTATAAACATTCGTGCAGCTATTCTGAGGATTCTTACTGAT TTTCCAATTGACCTGGAGCAGTATGATCGGAGGGAACAATTGAAAAAGAGTGGGCTTGGGAAG GTCATTATGTTCTTATCAAAGTCCGACGAGGAAACTACTTCAAACAGAAGACTTGCTAAGGATTTGGTTGATAAATGG TCTCGTCCGATTTTCAACAAGAGCACAAGGTTTGAAGACATGAGAAATCTTGATGAAGATAGGGCTCCCTATAGAAGGCCACCAGTGAAGAA ACCTGTCAACAAAGCTTCGACAATGGAGTCCAGAGATGGTGATTTTGACTTAGATATCCG GCAACGAAAATCTGGTCTGACTTCGGGTCAGAGTTCGAGGGGAGATTCGTCCAGGAACATGACCATGAGACCAGAAGCAACTCCTATGGACTTTCTGATTCGTCCTCAGTCCAAGATTGACCCAGATGAGGTCAGAGCCCGTGCTAAACAGGTTTCTCAGGACCAGCGTCGAGTGAAG ATGAACAAGAAACTGCAGCAGCTAAAAGGACCAAAGAAGAAGCGTTTGCAAGCCACTACGGTGAGCGTGGAAGGTCGGGGTATGACCAAGTACCTATAA